From the Nostoc sp. PCC 7107 genome, the window ATCACCTATACATATCCCACAGTGGCGATCGCGTCCGATTATCCAAATTTGCTGTGGTTGCACTAAAGTTTGGGTTTGATTATCTCCCAAGTTAGTGACTAAGTAAATCTCACCATCATTTACTACACCCTGCACATAACTTGAGTTTAAACCTGCCACACCCGACAATGATAGGTCTTCCATCTGAAGAATGTCTTCTAGAAGTCCACTGTGGTGTTCGTACAATTTGACAAATACTTGATATAAACTTAACTTCCGTTCTATTTCTTTACTCTGAAAATCAGCAATTTTGGCTGAAGTTTTGAGTGTAAATAAATGTGATTTGCTGATGTCGGTCATGAACTTTTTTCTCAGCCTACAATCAGGAACAACTGCCTGTTTAGTCCTTGTTGCTATTTTAAAATTTCGCAACTCAAGACAATTAAGTTTGACGATTTTTACTAAGAATTCCTGCCTAGATATTGATACTTAGTATGAATATCGTACAACTTGAATTTTAAAAAAATATTGCGTAACTTTGTTTTATATTGTAAATTACTGTAGTCTAATTTTAACAGATGCTAATTATTAAGAATAATTTAAGCATTTCTTAAGTAATCTTAGAAAGATTAAATTGACAGTATAAATTTCCGGGTGAATACGAAAGCCAAAATTAAGTAGAGAGTATTACTACTTAATTCTGCTCTTGATTAATTCAAACTATTAGAGTCGAATATTTACTTTTTAAAATTGACAAAAATCTGTAATTTTTCACTATTGAATTAGAGCAAGCCACGTTTACCATTGGGGCGTACCGTCATCCAATTAGTTTTTGCTAGTGCTAGTTGCTCATCTAAAATTTTGGCCCCAGTTAGATTAGCACCACACAAATTAGCACCTCGAAGATTAGCATTGCTCAGATGAGCATAACTAAGATCTGCTCCCCGCAGGTCTGCTCCTTCTAAATCAGCATGGTTAAAATAAGCTTTGCTTAAATTAGCATCTCTGAGATTGGCGCGAGTGAGACTAGCCCTACCAAAATCACTGTTGTGAAGATTTGCTCCTTGAAGATTAGTGCTTTGCAGTTGAGCCGAATGGAAATTGGTTTCTGACAATTCACTACCTTGGAGATTCAGGAAGTTTAAATTATGTAAGGCAAAATCTCTTCTTCCCTTGAGATAGGCTGTTAATAAAGTTTGGCTGTCTAATTTACGTCCAGCTTTGGAGTGTTGAGTGTTTGCACTATTACTATTGCTGTTAGACAACATTCCTGGTTTACCCACAGCGCCTGGTCGCATTCCACCCTGATCTGAACCCGCAGCCTCGGCAATTTTGGCTCGTCTAGCCCGAATAGCTGCTGCTACTTGAGCTACTCCTGTATTCGTAGCTCCTACAGCAGCAGGATTGCTGCATAAAATAGCAGAGTTGTCTCCACGCTGCGATGTTTTTTCTTTAGTACTAGTGTCAGATTGTACTAGTAAGCTTTTAGCCAAACTATCTAAGTAAGGCTCCATCTCTAACGCTCTGAGAACATCTGTTGCTGATTGGTAACGATTGCGAACAGAAACATCTAACATTTTTCGCAATACACCAGTCAAGTGATCACTCACATACACCAACTGTTCCCACATCATTTCACCGGTTGTGGGATTGTAATCTAAGTCTTTAGGAGTTTTGCTAGTGAGTAAATAGATACAGGTGACTCCTAAAGCGTAGATATCACTCGCGTAGACTGGACGCATCGCCATTTGTTCTGGCGGTGCAAAACCAGGAGTACCAATTGCATAGGCAGTTAAGGCGGTCTGTCCTGATTGGTTAGGCGCAGCTTGAGTAACTTGGTTTTTCACAGCACCAAAGTCAATTAACACCATTCTGGCATCTTGACTACGGCGAATTAAGTTGGCTGGTTTGATATCTCGGTGAATTACCTTTTGCTCATGAATGTATTGCAGTAAAGGTAAAATCTCGCTCAAAAATTGTTTAACGCCTGCTTCGCTCAAAACTCCATTAGCTTTGATTTCCTGCTGTAAGGTTGCACCGCTAATATATTCCTGAACTAGATAGAATTGTTCCTGTTCTTCAAAATAGTCAAGTAGTCTTGGTACTTGCGGATGGTTGCCGATTTTACCTAGGGTTCTAGCTTCTCTTTCAAAGAGTTCTCGCGCCATTTGCAAAACATGTGGTGCGTTTCCTGATGGGCGTAGTTGCTTGATGACACAACTCGGTTCTCCAGGTAAAGCTTCATCCTGAGCTAAGAAGGTTGCTCCAAAGCCACCTTGACCTAACGGTTTACTCACCCGATAGCGATCGCGTAGCAGTAGGCGCGAGCCACATGACTGACACCTTTGGCTGTACACTACATTTTCTGGATTGGGACAGGTTGGATTTAAGCAGTAGCTCATGCACTGTCAACTCGCTGCGCGAAGAATGGCTAGGAGCATTACGCTCTAGTTTAATTATTTAAACGAAAATCAACTCTTGGCAGGTAATTTATGCTGGAAATCCTTTGAAGAGTTCCTAAAGTTTGACTTGTTTACCTAAGCGATCATCACAACAAGATAGCTGATGTGAGGCGCGATCGTCAGTAGTTATCAAGCTATTTGTGTAATAAGTTATTTTTAGATAAAATTTCTACGTATTTTTACAGTCACGCAAGTAGTGCTGAGTGTTGAGTTCAGAAAGCGCCTGCGGCGCTAATAAAGTTACTTTCAACACTCAGCACTCAGCACTCAGCACTTAAAGACTAGACATTACTTCCCGTGCAACTGCTAGAGTCTGCTCAATATCTTCTTCAGTATGAGCCAAAGAAGTAAACCCAGCCTCAAACTGAGAAGGTGCTAAATAAACGCCACGTTCTAACATTCCGCGATGAAAGCGTCCAAATTTGGCGGTATCTGACTTTTTGGCATCTTCGTAGTTATGAACAGGCCCAGAGGTGAAAAATAAGCCAAACATGGCGCTAATATGGCCCCCGCAAGCTGCATGGCCAGTTTCTTTGGCAATTCGCAGTAAACCGTCTGATAGCTTTTGAGTAATTCGGTCAAGATACTCATAAGTTCCAGGTTTTTGTAGCAATTCCAGGGTTTTAATACCAGCAGTCATTGCCAAAGGATTTCCGGAAAGAGTTCCTGCTTGATACACAGGGCCGGCGGGAGCAATCATGGACATAATCTCTCGCCGTCCGCCGTAGGCTCCTACTGGCAAACCACCACCAATGACTTTACCGAGTGTTGTCAAATCGGGAGTAATGCCAAATTTTTCTTGAGCGCCACCGTATGCAATCCGAAAACCTGTCATGACTTCATCAAACACTAATAAAGCCCCATGTTCATGGGTTAGTTCCCTGAGTCCTTCTAAAAAGCCAGCATCGGGAGGAATAAACCCAGCATTACCCACAACTGGCTCTAGAATTACACCAGCAATTTGGTCACGGTTTTCTGCAAATAAGGCTTTGACTGCTTCCAAGTCATTGAAAGGAGCCGTTAGGGTACTGCTAGTTGCGGATTTCGGTACTCCTGGGGAGTCGGGTAAACCAAGTGTTGCCACACCCGAACCCGCTTTTACCAAGAACATATCAGCATGTCCGTGGTAGCAGCCTTCAAATTTGATGATTTTCTCACGGTTGGTAAAAGCCCGCATCAGCCGCAAAACAGCCATACAAGCTTCTGTCCCAGAGTTTACAAATCTGACCATTTCGATGCTAGGAACAGCATCAATAACCATCTCTGCAAGGACGTTTTCGAGAACTGAAGGCGCTCCAAAACTAGTACCTTTTTCTAAAGCTTCGTGGAGTGCTGAGATGACTTCTGGATGAGCATGACCGCAAATTGCTGGCCCCCAAGTGCCTACATAGTCTATGTATTGGTTGCTATCAACATCCCAAATGTATGCGCCTTTAACACGGTCAAAAACTATGGGTTGTCCGCCGACAGATTTAAATGCTCTGACAGGAGAACTGACTCCTCCTGGCATGAGGTTCTGGGCTGCGGCGAAAATTTCTTGTGATTTTGTGGTTTTAATTGTGGTGTTTACCAAGGCTGTCTCCTAAAAAATGACAAACAAAAAAAGCTCTATCTTAGGATAGGGTTAAATACTGTGCAGAATTTCTATCGTATAGGAATTAGCTGAACCAGGAAAATAACAACCATGTTGTACAAGTCCAATGATGACTTGCCTCTAGAAATCAGGACTCGGTTATCTGAGGCATACCAAGAGCTTTACCGTGCAGCTTTTAACTCGGCTCTCCATTGGTATGGTGAAGCATCGAAGGCTCACCAAGTGGCGTTAAGTGCAGTTAGAATGCAGTCTGCAATGGACAGAAATGTTGTTGTTTCAGGCTAAATAATAAATTTTCATTTTCATAAAACATACCAGCTGTCATATTGAGAATGGTATCGTGAATCCATTAATCATTGTTGTTAGAGTCAAGTAAGCTGGTATGTTTCCTACCGAATCAGATTCATTGCGTCACGCTATTCCCGTTGAAAAAATTCGCTACGATGAACGGGGTTTGGTAGCGGCGATTGTGCAGGACTATTTAGATGGCACAGTGTTGATGATGGCGTGGATGAATCGGGAGTCGTTACAAAAGACTTTGGAATCTGGGGAAACTTGGTTTTGGAGCCGTTCCCGGCAAGAGTTATGGCATAAGGGCGGAACTTCGGGACACATTCAAAAAATTCAGAGTATCCGTTATGACTGCGATAGTGATGCTTTGTTAATTGGTGTGGAGCAAATTGGAGATGTTGCCTGCCATACTGGTGAGCGCAGTTGTTTTCATCAGGTAGATGGCAAAATTACGCCACCACCAGCAGACACATTATCTCAGGTGTTTCAGGTGATCTGCGATCGCCGTGACAATCCCACCGATAGTTCTTATACTTGCAAGTTATTTGCAGGTGGCGATAATAAGATTTTGAAAAAAATTGGGGAAGAATCCGCTGAGGTAGTGATGG encodes:
- a CDS encoding serine/threonine-protein kinase; this encodes MSYCLNPTCPNPENVVYSQRCQSCGSRLLLRDRYRVSKPLGQGGFGATFLAQDEALPGEPSCVIKQLRPSGNAPHVLQMARELFEREARTLGKIGNHPQVPRLLDYFEEQEQFYLVQEYISGATLQQEIKANGVLSEAGVKQFLSEILPLLQYIHEQKVIHRDIKPANLIRRSQDARMVLIDFGAVKNQVTQAAPNQSGQTALTAYAIGTPGFAPPEQMAMRPVYASDIYALGVTCIYLLTSKTPKDLDYNPTTGEMMWEQLVYVSDHLTGVLRKMLDVSVRNRYQSATDVLRALEMEPYLDSLAKSLLVQSDTSTKEKTSQRGDNSAILCSNPAAVGATNTGVAQVAAAIRARRAKIAEAAGSDQGGMRPGAVGKPGMLSNSNSNSANTQHSKAGRKLDSQTLLTAYLKGRRDFALHNLNFLNLQGSELSETNFHSAQLQSTNLQGANLHNSDFGRASLTRANLRDANLSKAYFNHADLEGADLRGADLSYAHLSNANLRGANLCGANLTGAKILDEQLALAKTNWMTVRPNGKRGLL
- the hemL gene encoding glutamate-1-semialdehyde 2,1-aminomutase; this translates as MVNTTIKTTKSQEIFAAAQNLMPGGVSSPVRAFKSVGGQPIVFDRVKGAYIWDVDSNQYIDYVGTWGPAICGHAHPEVISALHEALEKGTSFGAPSVLENVLAEMVIDAVPSIEMVRFVNSGTEACMAVLRLMRAFTNREKIIKFEGCYHGHADMFLVKAGSGVATLGLPDSPGVPKSATSSTLTAPFNDLEAVKALFAENRDQIAGVILEPVVGNAGFIPPDAGFLEGLRELTHEHGALLVFDEVMTGFRIAYGGAQEKFGITPDLTTLGKVIGGGLPVGAYGGRREIMSMIAPAGPVYQAGTLSGNPLAMTAGIKTLELLQKPGTYEYLDRITQKLSDGLLRIAKETGHAACGGHISAMFGLFFTSGPVHNYEDAKKSDTAKFGRFHRGMLERGVYLAPSQFEAGFTSLAHTEEDIEQTLAVAREVMSSL
- a CDS encoding ChaB family protein; protein product: MLYKSNDDLPLEIRTRLSEAYQELYRAAFNSALHWYGEASKAHQVALSAVRMQSAMDRNVVVSG
- the hisIE gene encoding bifunctional phosphoribosyl-AMP cyclohydrolase/phosphoribosyl-ATP diphosphatase HisIE, which encodes MFPTESDSLRHAIPVEKIRYDERGLVAAIVQDYLDGTVLMMAWMNRESLQKTLESGETWFWSRSRQELWHKGGTSGHIQKIQSIRYDCDSDALLIGVEQIGDVACHTGERSCFHQVDGKITPPPADTLSQVFQVICDRRDNPTDSSYTCKLFAGGDNKILKKIGEESAEVVMAFKDDEPESITGEVADLLYHTLVALAHHQVDLKAVYRKLQERRR